In Clostridia bacterium, the DNA window AGGGGGTTCTTAGTAACCGTAGAGCGAGTGAAGAAGGACAGGAAAGGAAAGGCAATAACGCGGGAGTTTATCTCCAAGGACCTGTACCCTGCTCGCCCCCGGGTAGTGCTGGTTGGCCCTTCGGGAGGCCTACCGAGAGACAGTTTTGCGGGGCTTGCTGACTAAGGCAAGTGACGTTTATAATGAATTTACAAGGGGCTCCAGACCGGAGGAAGAAAATTGACTATACGGCCAGCATTTATAACACCAGACTGGAAGCATCTTAACCCGGGAGCAAGAATTGCAAGCTTATTTATGATCTTGTTCATAGGTCTTGTAGCTGCTTTTTGGGGAGTGTGGACAAACAGTCTAGCTCCAGTCTCTACCAAAGATCAGGGGGTAACCATAATTACCATTTCCCCCGGTTCCAGCTTGAAGACAATAGCTGATTTGCTGGAACAGCGAGGTATTATTAAGAGTTCCTGGGCTTTCCAACTCCTAGGTAGAGTAAATGGCTGGGGCAGTAAATTGCAGGCTGGAACTTATGCTTTGAGCCCTTCAGAGGATACTACATCCATTCTTGGGAAGTTGGCGCAGGGAAAAGTGGCGCAGCGATCCTTTACTATTCCCGAAGGTCTTACTGTTGTACAAATTGCCGACCGACTTTCCCAGCAAGGCCTAATCAATCGGGACCGGTTTCTAGCAGAAGCAGCCAACGGAAAGTTTGACTTTCCTTATATAAACAACGCGATTTCAGGACCGGAGAGGCTAGAAGGTTATCTTTTTCCAGATACTTATACCATTCCTTTCAACGCGAATGAGCATGATATCATCCAGATTATGCTTGAAGAGTTCAAGGCGGTTTATGGGCCCAAAGAACAAAAGCGGACCCGGGAACTAGGCCTTACTCCCAACCAGGTAGTTACTATAGCTTCCCTGGTTGAAAAGGAGGCCAAGAATGATGCGGAGCGTTCCTTAATTGCTTCAGTTTTCTATAACCGGATGGCCAGGCATATGCCCCTTCAATCTTGTGCGACCATTCAATATATCCTCGGACACCCCAAGGAAGTACTTACTTATAAGGATTTGGCCATTCCTTCACCCTATAATACCTATCTTCATAATGGATTACCGCCTGGACCCATAGCTTGTCCTGGAAAGAAATCGTTGCTCGCTGCTCTCTATCCAGATAATAGCCCGTACCTGTACTTTGTGGCCCGAGGAGACGGCACTCACCATTTCAGTACTACCCTGAAGGAACATCTCCAAGCTAAAGCTGCGATCGAAGGGAAACAGGACTGACGTCTGCTTCTACTGGTTACACCTGAAACTGCTCAACAGCTTCTTGCAGTGCCGTTGATAAATTTGATAGGTTTTGAGCAGAAGCAGATAGCTGTTGGCTAGAAGCGGATTGTTCTTCGGTTAAAGCAGCCGCTTCTTCAGCTCCGGCAGCGGTTTCCTCGGAAACACTGGCTACGTTGGCCATCACATTGCCTACCTCCTCGGCGCGATGCATGAGTGTTTGAGAAGACTGGGCTATTCCCTGAGTATGGGTGGCGATGTTTCGAACTGAGTCTTCGATATGTTGAAAGGCTTGTTGGGTAGCTTTCAGCGATAATTCTTGAGCGGCTACTGCGCTTTCAGCTTTCGACATTTCTTCTTCAGCTTGTTTAACTGCTTCTTGAATCTCCGAGATAAGCTGGGCAATTTGATCGGTGGCGCCAGCGGATTCTTCGGCCAGTTTTCTCACCTCTTCTGCTACTACGGCGAAACCGCGACCCTGCTCGCCAGCTCTGGCAGCTTCGATAGCAGCATTCAAGGCTAGCAAGTTAGTCTGTTCGGCAATACTATCGATGACTTGAACGATTCCCCCGATAGCCATAGCCTTGCTGCTGAGAGAGGATATAGCCTCCCCGACATGGGTTGTGGCCTGCTGGTTGTCAGCCATACGTTCTACCTGGGCCGTGATTGTTTTTACTCCTTGATCCACCACTGTTAGTGCTTTCGAGGTCAAATTTGCGGATTCATCAGTTCGCTGAACTACCTCCTTCAAAGTAATCAACATCTCTTGCAGCATGTCGCTGCCTTTTTGGGTACTTTCGGCTTGGACTTGAGCTCCTTGGGATAGCTCATTAACTGTCCGGGCGATATCTCCGGCTGCTCTGCCTGTATCCTCGGCTGTCGCAGCTATTTGCTGCGCAGATGCAGCCACCGCACTAGCGCTTTCCTTAACCTGGAGTATTAGTTGCCGGATACTCTGAACCATTTGGTTAAAGCTGGCCGCCAGCGTACCAAGCTCGTCACGGCTTTTGACCTCAACGGTACGCGTAAAGTTACCTCGAGCTAGATCTTGAGAGGCCTCAGTTATTGCCCTTAACGGTCGAGTAATCGAATTAGCTGAAGAGGTGATTAGAATTATTAGAATGGCTAGTACGACCGCTGAAGTAAATATTACCCCTTGCTGTAATCCGGCCAATGGACTGTTGAGCTCCTTCAAGGGCACAGAAATACCGATTGACCAGCCGGTGATTGTCACTGGCGTATAAGTTAGCAATTGAGCAATGTTGTCGCTAGAGGTATATTGATCGCTACCAGTCTCCCCTTTGGTCATTTTCTCAGCTACAGCTCGCATGCTGGGGGTAATTGCCTCTAGATCATCGGTGAGCAGGTTGGTCATATACATTTTGGGATCTGGATGGGCTACTACGCGGCCGTCTTGGGTAAGTAGAAGTGCAAATCCAGTCTGTCCTATCTTAATGCCAGAAATAATCGAACTTAGATGGTCCAGCGGTATCGTTCCCCCCAAAACTCCGATGGTGGCCCCGGTTTCGTTCTTGACGGGACTGGTGATAGTAATTATGGCCTTGCCCGTGTTACGATTCAACACCGGGTCGGAGATAACAGTGCGACCCTCTTTGAAGCTCTTGGCAAAATAATCGGTATCCCCAATGTAGGCAATCGTGCCGCTGGTGTTAGTGCTCTGGCCGTAGGCATCGGCAAAGAAAAGCATTTCATAGTGAGTCATCTTTGCGCTTTCTGACTTAAGGTAAGACTGCATAAGAGCCCATTGACCGCTGCGGACTGGAGGGGTATTGGCTAGGAGTTCAATCTCTGACCGGTAACGCTCCAACTTTTCAGAAAGAATATTGCTCAATAACTTAGCCTGGTCTTGAGCTTGAGTACGTATATTAGTTCCGAGGACACTTCTTGCTTGAACCAAGGCAATTGAAGTTAGTACTATAAGTCCAATAGCCACGACAGTTAGGGTATTAGCTAGTAGTTTATTCCTTAGGCTCTTCAACTAAACTAACCTCCCTCTAAGGGATTTATTACCCACCTATAAATCGACCCTACAATAGTTAGATCGACACTTTGGGCCAAAACTTTTGTAACCCCCTATAATGTTCCGCCATATAGTATAAAGTGACTCTCTCAGGGAGGGTTCAAAGTGCTGGACTGGGAATGGCAAGAGGTTTCCTCCCCTTTGGAGTCCTTCATTGGTTACCTTGACAACCATGCGTTTCCTCAACCCCTATCTGAAGAGGAAGAAAGCCTCTATATTAGGCTATTCCTGGAGAGGGGAGATCCGGAAGCGCGCAATATCCTGATAGAGCACAATCTGCGGCTAGTTGCGCACATAACCAAAAAATTCGAAGCCTGCGGCGAGAGCATGGAAGATCTAATATCCATAGGCACCATCGGCCTGATCAAGGCCATCAATACTTATGATCAAACTCGGGGTACCAAGTTAGCAACCTATGCGTCCAGATGTATTGAGAATGAGATTCTCATGTACCTGCGGGCCAACAAGAAAACTAAAGGGGAAGTGTCTATCTATGATTCCATTGGCGTTGACAAGGAAGGTAACGAGATAACTTTGATTGATGTGCTAGGCACTGAGGGGGATGTGGTGGTAGAAACAGTTGAGAATTCATTAGATCGGAAACGGGTGCGAAACAAGCTCAAAAACTTGTCGAAACGTGAGCGGCGGGTTCTGGAGATGCGTTATGGATTGCTTGATAGTCGACGACACACACAAAAGGATGTGGCCAAAAATCTTGGAATCTCTCGCTCTTATGTAAGCAGGATCGAGAAGCGAGCGGTAAACCGGTTGCTCAAAGAGCTGGAAAAAGGCTGAGACAGATTAAGTTTATCTTCTGGCGAACCGAAGTTAGATATTGAGGATTCAGCCAACGAAGGAGCCCAAACCTTTCATGAGAGTACTAGAAGAGCTTGACCGCGCCCTGGTTACTTGGTTGCAACCATACCGGCTGGATTATATCCTATTTGCAGGTGGCCTGGGGATAACGTTTTATATGCTGGCAATTAAGGTCCAGTATTATCCCTTGAGTTTGATTCCATATATAGCCCTCCTAATTAGCGGGGTGGCGTATTTTTGGCCGTGGCTTGGCCCGTATGCATTTTTGTTGGCTTTGTTTCCTATAGCCTTGGCTATAAGTCCAGCTCTGGGCTTCGGAACTATAGTAGCAGCGGTCACCCTTTATTACCAGCACCTGAAAAAACCCGATTCGGTGGGACAAGCCTTTCGCTTCAATGATAGGGGCATTCCCAACTTTTTTCTGCTATTGGCAGTCTCTCCTTGGTTAGCTTCTCATGGCTGGGAAACGCTAATCCCTATCTTATCAGGGGTTCTATATCCAAAACTCAAGGGTAGTTTCCTGGCGTTTGGTGGTGGCTTATTTTTGGCTGGTGCTGCCGTGGTCTTTGGAAGCCACTATTTTTACTTACCGCCGCCAAGCCCCATGCCCTCTTTAGTTTTGCCACCCGCTGATGAAGTCAGGTTTTGGGGTTTGGCCAACTTTAGTTGGGACAGCCTCTTCGATTTTTATTACCAGACTTTATTGGGGCTGTTTTCACGGCAGGATTGGTTGTTATTAGCCAGCATATGGGGTATATCTGCTTACGGAGTTGGATACCTTGGCTCTTTAAAGGTTGGTAGACAGAGACTGGTGCAAACTGGCGTTGGCGTTTTGCTGGTGCTTTTGTTGCAGCACCAACTTCTCGCCTTGCCTTTTCCCAAGCCTTCCTCCCTGCTTGGAGCTATGGCTTTGGCCTATGTCCTCAGCTTGCTGTGGAGCGGAGAAGCTGGAAGCGGGACAGAGGGGGCTCTGGCGCCAGTACCAGTTGCCAACAATAAGCTGGGTTTGACAAGGGTAAGAACTGGCGAAACCAACGGAACTCCAGTGGGGTGGGATGATATTGTTGGTTATGACGATGTCAAACAAGAAATTAGGGATGCCATTAGCCTCCATTTCAATCCTTTAGCCTCGCAGGAATTCGTTGGAGCTCGCCCTATTCGAGGAATACTGCTTTTTGGGCCAGCAGGAGTGGGGAAAACCCTTTTTGCCCGAGCCATAGCCACGGAAAGCAAGGCTGCATTTATTGGAGTAAGCGGGCCAGAATTCTTCGATAAATGGTTTGGAGAAAGCGAATCCCGCCTGCGAAAGCTGTTCCTTGAGGCTAGGAGGCAACCAACTGTTCTGTTCTTTGATGAGATTGAGGCCTTTCTCCCCCAAAGGGGTCGGGATATGTATGACCACTATCACGTATTGGAGTCAATCGTAAGCACCTTCTTGGGGCAAATGGACGGACTGGGAAGCTTTGGAGAACAAGTATTGGTGGTTGGGGCTACCAATCACCCTGAGCACTTGGATTCAGCTGCCCTTAGACCGGGACGATTCGATAAAGTGATCTACATTCCGCCTCCCGACCGGCTTACCCGAGAGAAACTGTTTAGCAAATTTCTTGCCAATAAAAGGGTTGGAGCAGACGTTGATGTTTCCCGGTTAGCCGCGCTTACGGAAAGGTATACTGGAGCGGATGTGGAAGGAATTTGCAATAGCGCAGCCCTGGAGGCGAGAAACCATCCCATCAGCATGGGTTACTTAGAAGCCCTTATCTCGCAGACTAAACCCTCGGTGTCGTTGGCTATGTTGAAACATTATGAGGCTATGCGGGAAAAGTTTCAAAGGCGAAGCAGAATAACTGCCCAAAAGAGGTCGGAAGACCAGCCTGATTACACTTGGGAGGACGTTAGTGGTCTGGATGAAGCCAAAAGGGTAATTGAGAAAACTATCCTGCTTCCATTGGCTCACCCTGAAATTCTCCAAACTTACAGGGTGCGACCGCCTCGGGGCGTACTATTCTTCGGCCCGCCTGGGTGCGGCAAGACATTGTTAGCCAAGGTAATTGCTTCAAAGGTGGGAGCCAAATTCTACCCGGTACAGGGCCCGGAGCTTTTGAGGGGTGTATTCGGAGAATCGGAACGGGCCATCAGGGACCTTTTTACCCGGGCTAAGGAGAATGCGCCAGCCATCATTTTCTTTGATGAGGTTGATGCTTTAGGTAACGCCAGAGACCATGGGGCGGGTAGCGCATTAGTAAACCAATTGCTGGCTGAGATGGACGGTATGGAAGAGCTCAACCAAGTAATAGTGCTGGCAGCGACTAATCGCCTCGAGAGCTTGGACCGGGCTTTGCTTAGGCCCGGTCGGTTTGACCGGTTGGTTTTTGTGGGTCCACCAAACGAACAAGCCCGGGCTGACTTATTTAGGAAAAAATTGTCTGGCATACCAGGATCAGATCAGCTTGATTTTTCGCAGTTAGCGGCAGAGACGGAAGGTTATTCTGGCGCAGATATTGAGTATATCTGCAGCGCGGTTGCCCTGTCTAAGGCTGAGGAGGCGGTTGAAAAGAAACAGGTAGTAGCCATTACCACTGAAGATATGCTGAAACAGATTAGTATAACTCCTTCATCCCTCAGAGAGATTGACCTTGAAGCTTACTGGGAGCTGGCCCAAGCTCAAAGGCTCTAGTAAGAATAGGCTCTAGCGTGCTATAATCAAGTGAGTATCGGCCGGACAGCATATACAGCGACTATTTGGAGGCTACTATGTGGGAGATTCTAATACCAGATCTCTACGTCAAGGGAATAACGAACATACCTTTAAATCAGCTTCTAGGCTGGGGTACCAAGGGTCTGATAGTTGACTTCGATAACACCGTCACCGAATGGAACGCAACTATGGTGAGCGCTGAAGTAGGCAACTGGATCAAGGCAGTAAGGGAATTGGGGATAATGATGTGCCTTACCTCTAACAACCGAGGGCCGCACATTGAAACTATAGCTTCCCAATTAGGGGTTGCGGCAGTGACAGGTGCAGGGAAACCCCGGCGGGGAGGTTTACGGCGGGCTTTAGCGATTTTAGGCACTACCCCAGCGGAGACAGTAGTAATTGGCGATCAGATTTTTACCGATGTCCTTGCCGGTCACCGGATGGGAATGAGAGTCATTTTAGTACAACCGCTGAGCCGGAGGGAGTTTCTTGGCACCCGGCTAATGCGAGTGGGAGAGCGGCTACTGTTAAAAAGGCTGGCTCTCAAGGAGGACTGGTAGGTGAAACGTCCGGTGGTTTTGATCGGCTTTCCGGTGGGCCACAGCCTTTCGGAAAGAATGCAAAATGCGGCTTTTAAGCACCTTGGTTTGGACCTATACTATTATGCAGCCGAAATCAGACCGGAGGAATTGCCAGAAGCAATCCGCGGCCTGTCTAAACTGGGTTTTGCAGGAGCAAACGTCACTATTCCTTACAAAGAACAAGTCTTACCGTTTCTAGACCATTTAGATCAATCGGGATACGAAGCGCAAGCAGTTAATACGGTGGTGTGTCGGGACGGTAAATTATGGGGCTACAATACCGACGGGGAAGGATTTATTCGCTCGCTAGCTGAGGAAGGTATCGTTCCTCGCGGCAAAGTTTTTTGCCTCATTGGTGCTGGCGGTGCTGCTCGCGGTGTGGCTCAAGCCCTAGTGCGGCAAGGAGCCGCTTGCATCGATTTTATCAATCGGACGCCAAAACGGGCTGTTAGGCTGATAGAGGATATATTGCGTAGCGCTGAAAAAGCTGGTTCTGTTTTGACAACTGAGCTTAAGGCGTTGCCATTGTGTAGGGAAAGCTTCGAAGCTGCCCTTTCCCGAGCCCAGGTTTTGGTTAACTGCTCGCCGGTGGGGATGTACCCCCGGGTTTTCGATTCGCCGCTACCTTATCCAGAGCTGTTACGGCCCAGTTTGGTGGTTTACGACTTAGTTTACAATCCTTACCAGACAGCCTTGCTGCGGGAGGCTGCCTCTCGTGGCTGTCAGACTATCTCCGGCCTAGGTATGCTGGTATATCAAGGGGCAGCAGCTTTTAGCCTCTGGACCGGTATGTCTGCGCCGGTGGAAATTATGTGGGCGGCAGCCAAGTCCAGTATTACGGGTGAGAGATAATGGCATGGCCGGGCTTGCGTTTTGTTACCGGCGGGGAGTCTCATGGTCCGCAGTTAACAGCGGTCGTCGATGGGTTTCCAGCTGGGCTGAGCGTGAATCGAGATGAGATAGACTATCAGTTAGCGCGACGACAGCAGGGGTACGGCCGTGGGGGCCGTATGGCGATTGAACGAGACCGAGTATCGATTGCAGGCGGGGTTCGGAGAGGGAAGACTACCGGCGCGCCGGTTGTTCTAGTAATTGAAAACCGTGACTGGGTGAATTGGGAAAGGTATATGCAAAGTAGCCCTGACGTTGATGAGAGCAGGGCAGTTAGGGTGCCTCGGCCTGGCCATGCCGATTTGCCTGGGGCCATAAAGTATGGCCATTACGATATCCGGGATGTACTAGAGAGATCCAGTGCTAGGGAGACAGCGGCAAGGACTGCAGTAGGTGCCTTAGCTCGTATCCTTCTCAGTGCTGTTGGCATTACGATTAGCGGCAAAGTACTACAAATTGGTCCTATGAAGTTCAAAGGCGGTATTCAGTCGGATGATACTGACGAAGAGCTTGCCAGATTAGTTGATGAAGTCAGGTTACGAGGCGATACCTTAGGAGGAATTTTCGAAGTTAGTGCCTCAGGAGTTCCGGTCGGCCTAGGCAGCTACTCGCAATGGGATCGGCGCTTGGACGGTAGGTTGGCTGGTGCCATCATGAGCATTCCTGGCATTAAAGGTGTGGAGATTGGCATGGGCTTTGAGGCTGCAGGCAAGTATGGTTCGGAAGTACATGATCCCATTTACTACCACCCAGCCCAAGGCTTCTACCGACAGACCAATGGCGCTGGCGGCATAGAAGGTGGCGTGACTAATGGCCAGCCGGTGGTAATCCGAGCAGCTATGAAGCCTATTCCCACCCTCCTTTCGCCATTGCCTAGCGTTGACCTTATTACCAAAGAGGTTAAGGGGGCCTCAGTGGAACGATCTGACGTATGTGCAATTTTTGCAGCCGAAGTAGTTGGGGAAGCGGTGCTGGCTTGGGAACTAGCTTCTGCTCTTCTAGAGAAATTTGGCGGAGATAGTTTGGCTGAGCTAGAAACAAGAGTAGAACAGTGGCGAGAGTATGTCCAGCAATTCTAAAGCCAATCTGATTCTTGTTGGTTTTATGGGCACTGGAAAGACTACTATTGGGCGTAAGCTGGGTCAGACCTTAGGCCGTCGATTTGTCGATACCGACGCAGAAATTGAAGCAGCGACAGGGCTTAGCATATCAGAAATTTTCCGCCGTTACGGCGAGAGGTACTTTCGGGCCATCGAAAAACTAGCAATCAAAAGGATAGTTGGGATGGGCAACTTGGTCATTGCCACTGGAGGTGGGGCAGTTACCGACAGCGAGGTCCGATTGTTGCTTAGTAAGGCAGGAATGGTATTCTGGCTTACCGCTCGCCCAGAAGTGATTCTTAAGCGAACGCAAACAAACCGAGATCGGCCTTTGCTNNNNNNNNNNCGATTTCATACGATTTTTTGTTTTTTATGATTATGCCATTTTTCGCCGGCCTTTGCTGCGGGGCAAGGCTTTGCCTGCGATTATTGATTTGATGCGCGACCGCGAAGTGTATTACCGATTTGCTGATTATACAATTGATACCTCCGATCTTAGTGTTAATCAAGTGGTAGAGGAGGTACTGAAGAGGTGGAAGGAAGCTGGCGAATAAACAGACTACGGAACGGGATTTATTTGTAAAGCTTGGGAGTCGATCTTACCCTATAACCGTGACTCTAGGAGCCCTAAATTCCATACCTGAAGCTGTGGGCGGTTTAACCAATGCCAAGAAGTGTATGTTAATAAGTAACCCTACCGTTATGGAGCTCTATGGGAACCGATTAACCCACAGTCTGGTAGCCGAGGGATGGGAAGTCATATCAGGGATCGTCGATGACGATGAAAAAGCCAAGAGCCTCGACTCTATCTGCAAGCTGTGGGATTTAGCCGCCCAGCACCATTTCGAACGCTGGACTCCTTTTTTGGCCTTGGGCGGTGGAGTAGTGGGGGATATAGCTGGGTTCGCGGCTGCGACTTATAAACGTGGGGTTCCGTTGATTCAAATACCTACGACTCTCCTGGCCCAAGTGGACAGCGCCATTGGCGGCAAAAATGGGATTAACCATGCCCTGGGCAAGAACCTGATCGGAACGTTTTACCAACCCAAGGCAGTCGTGATAGACCCGATCACTCTTAAAACTTTGCCCCGGCGAGAACTTGTTTGTGGAATGGCAGAGGTTATTAAGTATGGTGTGATTGACGACGTTGTCCTGTTTACCTTCGTAGAGAAACAGTTAGAGCGGATTTTGGATGTCGATCTGGACATTATTGAGGAGGCTATTAAGCAGTCGGTTGCCGTCAAGTGTAAGATTGTATCTCTGGACGAGACGGAGGTAGGGCTGCGCGCAGTTTTGAACTTTGGACATACGGTGGGACATGCGTTGGAAAGCGTAACCGGCTATAAGCTTTTTCACCATGGCGAAGCAGTTGCGATTGGAATGGCGGAGGAAAGCAGGATGGCAGTCCGCATGGGGGTTTTTTCAGCCAGTGAGGCCGAAAGGTTAATTGCGCTTCTCCAACGAGCCGGCTTGCCAACCTCGATACCCAAGAACATCTCCTTGGATAGTTTATTGCCGGCCCTCCAGCAAGACAAAAAGAACCGAGAAGGCAAAGTATCTGTGGTTATGCCGAAGCAACTGGGGGAAGTATCTGTTTACCAAATAGACGGCCGGGAAGCCCTGAGACTGCTAGCTTAGGTGGGGTAAAGGTGGTTGTTAACGACGAAGTAGTGGACATTGATGTTTTGTTGGAAGGTAAAATGGGTTCGGTTCCAGCAGTCAGCTTTTTCAACCAGATATTGCTCCAAGCCATAGAGCGAAGGGCTAGCGACATCCACATTGAGCCGCGAGAGCATGATGCTGCAGTACGCTTAAGGGTGGACGGTGTTCTTCAGCCCTATCTACCGATCGAAAAGGAAGTGATGAGTGCCTTAGTCTCTAGAATAAAAGTATTGGCGCACATGGACATTGCTGAAAAACGCTTACCTCAAGATGGCAGGATACAGGTTCGTGGTCATGGTAGTGATATCGACCTTCGGGTTTCGTGTATGCCAACTGTTTTTGGCGAGAAGATTGTGCTTAGGCTTTTGGACCGCAATGCAAGGTTATTTAGTCTTGCCCAGCTGGGATTTGATAACCAGACATTAGAACTTTACCGCCACCTGTTTAACCTTCCCCACGGCATGGTTATAGTAGCTGGGCCTACTGGAAGCGGGAAAACTACCACCTTGTACGCAACCTTGCGAGAGATCGATGTAGTTCATAGGAACGTTGTCACTATCGAGGATCCTGTAGAATATGTCATGGATGGAGTGAGCCAAGTCTGGGTCAATTACAAAACTGGACTAGATTTTCCTACTGCTCTGCGAGGGATTCTTCGCCAAGACCCAGATGTTATAATGGTTGGCGAAATCCGGGACCCTGAGACAGCTGACATAGCGGTTCAGGCCGCCATTACTGGCCACCTAATTCTTAGTACGATTCATACCAACGATGCCGCTAGCGCTGTGGTTAGGTTGATGGACATGGGGATAGAGCCCTTTCGCATTGCTTCTGCATTAAACGGGGTAATGGCACAACGCTTAGTCCGTAAGCTTTGTGGCTGCCGAGAGATGGTAGGACAAGCATATAAAGCTAACGGTTGTCCTAAATGTTACTACTCAGGCTATATGGGAAGAACCGCCATTTCCGAAATTATGGCTGTCGGTCCTGAGGTCAAGGAGCTGATACTCAAAAGAAGGCCGAGCCAGGAAATTAAAGAGGTTGCTGTTGCTCAGGGGATGGTTGACCTGTGGGCGGACGGCCTCAAAAAAGTTGCTGGAGGCATAACTTCGGCGGAGGAGCTGGTCCGGGTTATTCCTGCCACTTAATAACCGCTGAGGAGATGGTAGCTCCATGGTTATTGCTGAAGTTCTCAAGCTGGCAGTCGAGAAAAGAGCTTCTGACATACACCTTACGCCTGGGGTGCCTCCCGTATATAGGATTGATGGCCAGTTGGTGCTTGAACGAGGCTTTCCTCAGGTGCTTCCTTCAATCACAGAACGCATTGCTCAAGAAATCATTCCTGCCAACCAAATCGCTAAGTTTTATGAGCATGGGGAGGTTGATTTTGCTTATTCTTTGCCAGGGGTAGGCAGGTTCCGAGTGAATGCCTATCGGCAGCGGGGGAGCGTAGCTCTGGCCATGCGTTTGGTTAACTCCCGAATCCCTACCTTATCTGAGCTGGGTATGCCAGCTATTGTAAGCGACTTGGCGCGG includes these proteins:
- a CDS encoding shikimate kinase, whose translation is MSSNSKANLILVGFMGTGKTTIGRKLGQTLGRRFVDTDAEIEAATGLSISEIFRRYGERYFRAIEKLAIKRIVGMGNLVIATGGGAVTDSEVRLLLSKAGMVFWLTARPEVILKRTQTNRDRPLLXXXRFHTIFCFL
- a CDS encoding 3-dehydroquinate synthase codes for the protein MANKQTTERDLFVKLGSRSYPITVTLGALNSIPEAVGGLTNAKKCMLISNPTVMELYGNRLTHSLVAEGWEVISGIVDDDEKAKSLDSICKLWDLAAQHHFERWTPFLALGGGVVGDIAGFAAATYKRGVPLIQIPTTLLAQVDSAIGGKNGINHALGKNLIGTFYQPKAVVIDPITLKTLPRRELVCGMAEVIKYGVIDDVVLFTFVEKQLERILDVDLDIIEEAIKQSVAVKCKIVSLDETEVGLRAVLNFGHTVGHALESVTGYKLFHHGEAVAIGMAEESRMAVRMGVFSASEAERLIALLQRAGLPTSIPKNISLDSLLPALQQDKKNREGKVSVVMPKQLGEVSVYQIDGREALRLLA
- a CDS encoding type II/IV secretion system protein, with translation MVVNDEVVDIDVLLEGKMGSVPAVSFFNQILLQAIERRASDIHIEPREHDAAVRLRVDGVLQPYLPIEKEVMSALVSRIKVLAHMDIAEKRLPQDGRIQVRGHGSDIDLRVSCMPTVFGEKIVLRLLDRNARLFSLAQLGFDNQTLELYRHLFNLPHGMVIVAGPTGSGKTTTLYATLREIDVVHRNVVTIEDPVEYVMDGVSQVWVNYKTGLDFPTALRGILRQDPDVIMVGEIRDPETADIAVQAAITGHLILSTIHTNDAASAVVRLMDMGIEPFRIASALNGVMAQRLVRKLCGCREMVGQAYKANGCPKCYYSGYMGRTAISEIMAVGPEVKELILKRRPSQEIKEVAVAQGMVDLWADGLKKVAGGITSAEELVRVIPAT